A window from Carassius auratus strain Wakin chromosome 48, ASM336829v1, whole genome shotgun sequence encodes these proteins:
- the LOC113065373 gene encoding alpha-2,8-sialyltransferase 8E-like codes for MKTFTQELGDFLNCPYKPNMTEQELNRLSLQFLCNATGSLFHTKRNTAVNQSIPYETSATQTYTMNAAIHSMLPEDFPWSGRRLGRCAVVGSGGILKNSSCGREIDSADFVIRFNLALINDSDVGLKTDLITVNPTQIRREFNNMEQNPDPLVERVSVYGNASLAIPAFAYAFCTGLSIRTLKVLHPIRPQQPVVFFSPIYLRTLDRLWKGRGLKSVRLSSGFLLINTAMELCEDVHVYGFWPFDTDLQDNPIPYHYYDQLRPHPYMHKMPEEFVRLLQLHSQGALTLHLQPCSSETH; via the exons ATGAAGACTTTCACTCAGGAACTCGGTGATTTCTTAAACTGCCCGTACAAACCCAACATGACCGAGCAGGAGCTAAACAG ATTGAGTCTGCAGTTTCTCTGTAACGCCACAGGATCGTTATTCCACACCAAACGAAACACAGCCGTCAATCAGTCCATCCCATATGAGACCAGcgcaacacaaacatacacaatgAATGCAGCCATCCACAGCATGCTgcctgag gacttcCCCTGGAGTGGTCGTCGTCTGGGTCGGTGTGCTGTAGTTGGCAGTGGTGGGATCCTGAAGAACAGCAGCTGTGGACGTGAGATTGACAGTGCAGACTTCGTCATACG gTTTAATTTGGCGTTGATTAATGACAGTGATGTTGGGCTGAAGACGGATCTGATAACCGTCAACCCCACTCAGATTCGGAGAGA ATTCAACAACATGGAGCAGAATCCGGATCCGTTGGTGGAGCGGGTCAGTGTGTACGGAAATGCATCCCTCGCGATTCCTGCCTTTGCCTACGCATTCTGCACTGGACTGTCCATCAGAACTCTCAAAGTCCTGCATCCAATCAGACCCCAGCAGCCGGTGGTGTTCTTCAGCCCCATTTACCTGCGGACACTGGACCGTTTATGGAAGGGGCGTGGCCTGAAGTCAGTCCGCCTCTCTTCTGGGTTTTTGCTAATTAACACAGCAATGGAACTGTGTGAGGACGTGCACGTGTACGGATTCTGGCCATTCGACACTGATCTGCAGGACAATCCCATTCCGTACCATTATTACGACCAGTTGCGTCCGCACCCCTACATGCACAAAATGCCGGAGGAGTTTGTGCGGCTTCTGCAGCTCCACAGCCAGGGGGCGCTGACACTACACCTGCAGCCCTGCTCCTCAGAGACACACTGA
- the LOC113065767 gene encoding alpha-2,8-sialyltransferase 8E-like, whose amino-acid sequence MALAFLQWIFRLLMALIVFQGVCVMFYFTPNTHSSRDGMTDTLRQMHCAKLRRKFSIIKPAKSIKMESFTRELSDFMSCPYKSNITEREVNRLSLQIFCNATGSLFLTKRNTAVNQSIPYETSTTDTYTMNETLHSMMPEDFPWSGRRLGRCAVVGSGGILKNSSCGREIDSADFVIRFNLAMINDSDVGLKTDLITINPSQIQKEYKNLEENTDPLVERVSVYGNTFFIMPAFAYKFCTELSIRALNVLHAIRPQKPMAFFSPYYLQTLDGFWKRRGLNPRRLSTGFMLISTALELCEDVHVYGFWPFYTDLQDNPVPYHYYNLNRPSKRMHKMPEEFVRLLKLHSQGALTLHLQPCSSDTH is encoded by the exons ATGGCGTTGGCGTTTCTACAGTGGATCTTCAGGCTGTTGATGGCCCTGATCGTCtttcagggtgtgtgtgtgatgttttattttacaccCAACACACACTCGTCCAg AGATGGGATGACGGACACTCTTCGGCAGATGCACTGCGCAAAACTCAGACGCAAGTTTTCCATTATCAAACCGGCCAAAAG tATTAAAATGGAGAGTTTCACACGGGAGCTATCAGATTTCATGAGCTGCCCGTACAAATCCAACATAACTGAGCGCGAGGTCAACAG aTTGAGTCTTCAGATTTTCTGTAACGCCACAGGATCGTTATTCCTCACCAAACGAAACACAGCTGTCAATCAGTCCATCCCATATGAGACAAGCACAACAGATACATACACAATGAACGAAACCCTCCACAGCATGATGCCTGAG gatttCCCCTGGAGTGGTCGTCGTCTGGGTCGGTGTGCTGTAGTTGGCAGTGGTGGGATCCTGAAGAACAGCAGCTGTGGACGTGAGATTGACAGCGCAGACTTCGTCATACG gTTTAATTTGGCGATGATTAATGACAGTGATGTTGGGCTGAAGACGGATCTGATAACCATCAACCCCAGTCAGATTCAGAAAGA atacAAAAACCTGGAGGAGAATACAGATCCTCTGGTGGAGCGGGTCAGTGTGTACGGAAACACCTTCTTCATTATGCCTGCCTTTGCCTACAAATTCTGCACTGAACTGTCAATCAGAGCTCTTAATGTCCTTCATGCAATCAGACCACAGAAGCCAATGGCGTTCTTCAGCCCTTATTACCTGCAGACACTGGACGGTTTCTGGAAGAGGCGGGGCCTGAATCCACGCCGCCTTTCCACTGGGTTTATGTTAATCAGCACGGCGCTGGAACTATGTGAAGACGTGCACGTGTACGGATTCTGGCCATTTTACACCGACCTGCAGGACAATCCCGTTCCGTACCACTATTACAACCTGAACAGACCTAGCAAGCGCATGCACAAAATGCCGGAGGAGTTTGTGCGGCTTCTGAAGCTCCACAGCCAGGGGGCGCTGACACTGCACCTGCAGCCCTGCTCCTCAGACACACACTAG